The Candidatus Poribacteria bacterium genome includes a window with the following:
- a CDS encoding ornithine carbamoyltransferase (catalyzes the formation of L-citrulline from carbamoyl phosphate and L-ornithine in arginine biosynthesis and degradation) codes for MHLITLNPWSETDILETVETSLKIKNHPEKYRHAIVGKSLCLLFQKTSTRTRCAGEVGVTQLGGHAHYLDWRTTNFALADLGDEMRVLSAYMDIILARFLKHTELVEAAAAAAVPVINGCCDKYHPTQALGDLMTIQEHFGRLDGIKLCFIGVHNNVCNSLIAAGMKVGVEVTVVAPEVNPAAVDKELWNEASGKGLYKTLDTDTTSIGSSLEKVIAESDVVYTDTWVDMEFFTDPAFAKERKRRLEKMMPYQLNAELLKEHECRVMHCLPAHHGYEISGELVNDARSIIFEQSENRLHSMKAILLKLLAHA; via the coding sequence ATGCACCTAATTACACTGAACCCATGGTCAGAAACGGACATACTTGAAACCGTTGAAACAAGTCTGAAAATCAAAAACCATCCCGAAAAATATAGACACGCCATAGTTGGAAAGAGTCTCTGTCTGCTTTTCCAAAAGACCTCTACACGAACGCGCTGCGCAGGTGAAGTTGGTGTAACGCAACTCGGCGGACACGCACATTACCTCGACTGGCGCACGACAAACTTCGCGTTAGCCGACCTTGGCGACGAGATGCGCGTCCTATCGGCATACATGGACATCATCTTAGCCAGATTCTTAAAACATACAGAACTCGTTGAGGCAGCCGCTGCCGCAGCCGTACCAGTAATTAACGGGTGTTGTGACAAATACCATCCGACACAGGCACTCGGCGATCTGATGACAATACAGGAACACTTTGGGAGACTGGACGGGATCAAATTATGCTTCATCGGGGTGCATAACAACGTCTGTAATTCGTTGATTGCTGCTGGTATGAAGGTCGGCGTTGAGGTCACTGTCGTTGCGCCGGAGGTGAACCCTGCTGCTGTTGATAAGGAGCTGTGGAATGAAGCCTCTGGGAAAGGGCTCTATAAAACACTTGATACCGATACTACATCAATTGGAAGTTCACTGGAGAAAGTGATTGCTGAAAGCGATGTTGTCTATACAGATACATGGGTGGATATGGAATTCTTCACAGATCCGGCTTTTGCGAAGGAACGGAAACGCAGGTTGGAGAAGATGATGCCGTATCAATTGAATGCCGAACTACTCAAGGAACACGAGTGCCGGGTTATGCACTGTCTCCCGGCGCATCACGGGTATGAAATTTCAGGTGAACTCGTCAACGACGCGCGTTCAATTATCTTTGAGCAGTCCGAGAACCGACTCCATAGCATGAAGGCGATCCTTCTCAAACTGCTTGCGCACGCCTAA
- a CDS encoding Ldh family oxidoreductase, whose protein sequence is MNRHEQEAIVNAAELQSVCSQLYQEVGVAQSDADTVSEMQVLMDLRGVHSHATRAVPGYVRGIINGNINPTPELQRLEDNPASVLLDGDRGLGHLVGVRAMNIAIEKARSASIGLAVVRNSNHFGAASSHAMRAMARDMIGFATTNGLGVNVAVHGARSTSIGNNAFSYAIPAGEEPPIVLDMACGAAAAGRIGTARLYQEKIPLGWALDADGNETEDPSKVAAILPAAGPKGSALAIVMDVLCGPLSGGLMGINKHYQPGDAPQEKRTSAHFFLAINIANFTSIVEFKAEIDRQIRMTRQATPRSGFTRVTLPGEIEWELTQERLANGIPLHKEPLHEIEKLADELGVETPWDRT, encoded by the coding sequence ATGAATCGACACGAACAAGAAGCAATTGTTAACGCAGCAGAATTACAAAGTGTGTGTAGCCAGCTTTACCAAGAGGTGGGTGTTGCGCAATCAGATGCAGATACCGTCTCGGAAATGCAGGTACTGATGGATTTACGGGGTGTTCATTCGCATGCGACACGTGCCGTACCCGGTTATGTCCGAGGCATCATTAACGGCAATATAAATCCGACACCGGAGCTCCAGCGGCTTGAAGACAACCCAGCATCTGTCCTATTGGATGGCGACCGAGGATTGGGACATCTTGTCGGTGTTCGTGCAATGAACATTGCCATTGAAAAGGCAAGGTCGGCTTCAATTGGATTGGCTGTCGTTCGGAACAGTAATCACTTCGGGGCTGCCTCCAGCCATGCGATGCGAGCCATGGCGCGCGATATGATCGGTTTCGCGACGACCAATGGACTCGGTGTGAATGTCGCTGTCCACGGTGCCAGAAGCACTTCGATTGGAAACAATGCGTTCTCGTATGCCATCCCTGCGGGTGAAGAACCACCCATCGTGTTGGATATGGCGTGCGGTGCCGCTGCTGCTGGACGGATTGGGACCGCGAGACTGTATCAAGAAAAAATTCCGTTGGGATGGGCACTGGACGCAGATGGCAATGAAACCGAGGACCCATCGAAAGTGGCGGCGATTTTACCAGCTGCAGGTCCCAAAGGTTCCGCCCTCGCAATCGTGATGGATGTTTTATGCGGTCCTTTGAGTGGTGGACTGATGGGCATCAATAAGCACTATCAGCCCGGGGATGCACCACAAGAGAAACGCACATCAGCACATTTTTTTCTTGCTATCAATATTGCCAATTTCACGTCTATTGTGGAATTCAAGGCTGAAATCGACCGGCAAATTCGCATGACCCGACAAGCCACACCACGTAGTGGATTTACGCGCGTCACCCTGCCCGGCGAGATTGAATGGGAATTGACCCAAGAACGTCTCGCAAATGGAATTCCGCTTCACAAGGAACCGTTGCATGAGATTGAGAAACTTGCTGATGAGCTGGGTGTTGAGACCCCGTGGGATCGAACTTAG
- a CDS encoding DUF1592 domain-containing protein, producing MILPNYTSQRICLILVLVFVAFTANPGKETTSGFSQGAIPFLKQYCFSCHAGDQPAAELALDSFTDDLSLIENRDAWERVLDMLTTGQMPPPDSDQPSIEASESFVQYIEGIFEHADRTAKPDPGRVTVRRLNRVEYKNTVRDLLGADFDPTENFPADDVGHGFDNIGDVLTMSPLLMERYLEAAEAITTRVILAEPPPPLKRYQRGSRLHPHHDDVPDERFRILDPTATETWKSGPFTTGATYFNMFPDEEVIYKSTLYAETESETPVEVALFVQGEELEEVSSPDELARLVGIDPTLDNKIKILKTFEITARDSKKTQTIEVLVTGIPHIQHAGIAMVKPADGVPNAKLQIRTLWAEGPLDTRPDTQLEILACTPDIPQIEQTREVLARLLRDGYRRPPTETEVEQLVQFVELIQADGAKWEAAIQQALKVILCSPKFLFRLELDDRPQSPEPYPIDEFQLASRLSYFLWSSMPDDELFELAEKNQLTDNLDAQVKRMLADPKATELARDFGSQWLQIQRLATVTPDRERFPTFGRRLRAAMLKETEFFLESIFREDQSILNILDADYTFLNQELANHYGITDTKGNWMGQKKTVLGGEAIKGKEFRRVTLQGASRGGILTHASVLTVTSNPTRTSPVKRGRWVLEQLLGSPPPPPPPDVPELEEDHEATTGTTLRERLEQHREDPACANCHAKMDPIGFALENYNAIGAFQTKEGELVIDTTAELPDGTAFDGIADLKQILIDRQQQFLRCLTEKMLTYALGRGLEYYDRPTVDRIVVQLEVEGYRSSALITEIVKSDPFRLRRGTQDN from the coding sequence ATGATTTTACCCAATTACACCTCACAACGCATTTGCCTGATTTTGGTGTTAGTGTTTGTTGCCTTCACCGCCAACCCGGGTAAAGAGACAACCTCTGGCTTCTCGCAAGGGGCGATTCCATTCTTAAAACAGTACTGCTTCAGTTGTCATGCTGGTGACCAACCCGCTGCTGAACTTGCGCTCGATTCATTTACAGACGACCTTTCGTTGATTGAGAATCGTGATGCCTGGGAACGGGTCTTAGACATGCTAACAACAGGTCAAATGCCACCACCAGATAGCGATCAACCCTCAATAGAAGCGTCGGAGTCGTTTGTTCAATACATTGAAGGCATCTTTGAACACGCAGATCGCACGGCTAAACCGGATCCAGGTCGAGTAACGGTTCGCAGGCTCAATAGAGTGGAATACAAAAATACTGTCCGAGACCTGCTTGGTGCTGATTTCGACCCCACCGAAAATTTCCCAGCGGATGATGTCGGACACGGATTCGATAACATCGGCGATGTACTGACGATGTCGCCGCTCCTGATGGAACGCTACCTTGAAGCGGCAGAAGCCATCACTACTCGTGTAATTTTAGCAGAGCCGCCACCGCCATTAAAACGCTATCAGAGAGGCAGCCGCCTCCATCCACACCACGATGATGTTCCTGACGAACGCTTCCGTATACTTGATCCAACCGCCACAGAGACGTGGAAATCAGGCCCCTTTACAACGGGCGCAACATATTTCAATATGTTCCCGGATGAAGAGGTCATCTACAAGTCAACACTTTATGCCGAAACTGAAAGTGAGACACCCGTTGAAGTCGCTCTATTCGTTCAAGGTGAGGAGCTCGAGGAAGTCTCTTCACCAGATGAATTGGCACGTTTAGTAGGCATTGATCCTACATTAGACAACAAGATTAAGATTTTAAAGACTTTTGAGATTACCGCCCGCGACTCAAAAAAGACACAGACGATTGAGGTACTTGTTACCGGAATCCCGCACATTCAACACGCTGGGATTGCGATGGTTAAGCCTGCTGACGGTGTCCCGAACGCTAAACTCCAGATCCGTACACTCTGGGCTGAAGGTCCATTGGATACCCGCCCCGACACCCAACTTGAAATCTTGGCGTGTACACCGGATATCCCGCAAATAGAACAGACGCGTGAAGTGTTGGCCCGTCTGCTTCGAGATGGATACCGTCGCCCACCAACTGAAACTGAAGTGGAACAACTCGTGCAGTTTGTGGAATTAATCCAAGCCGATGGTGCAAAGTGGGAAGCAGCGATTCAACAGGCACTCAAAGTTATCCTCTGTTCGCCGAAGTTCCTATTTCGATTGGAGTTAGACGACCGTCCGCAAAGCCCAGAGCCATACCCAATTGATGAGTTCCAACTCGCATCGCGACTTTCCTATTTTTTGTGGAGCAGTATGCCGGATGATGAACTCTTTGAACTTGCAGAGAAAAACCAACTGACTGACAATCTTGATGCACAAGTTAAACGGATGTTGGCGGACCCAAAAGCGACGGAATTGGCACGCGACTTTGGATCTCAATGGTTACAGATACAACGCCTCGCAACAGTTACCCCTGATCGTGAACGCTTTCCGACCTTCGGTCGTAGGTTGCGAGCCGCGATGTTGAAAGAGACGGAATTCTTTCTCGAATCGATTTTCCGCGAGGATCAGAGCATTCTTAATATACTTGATGCAGATTACACTTTCCTCAACCAAGAATTGGCAAACCATTACGGTATTACCGATACAAAAGGAAATTGGATGGGACAGAAAAAAACTGTCCTCGGTGGTGAAGCGATTAAAGGCAAGGAATTTCGGCGTGTTACGTTGCAAGGGGCTTCCCGCGGTGGCATACTTACCCATGCCAGTGTTTTAACAGTGACTTCTAATCCGACCCGCACCTCACCGGTGAAAAGAGGACGTTGGGTTTTGGAACAGCTTCTCGGTTCGCCGCCACCGCCACCGCCGCCAGATGTCCCAGAATTGGAAGAAGACCATGAAGCTACTACCGGCACTACCTTGCGAGAACGCCTCGAGCAACACCGAGAGGATCCAGCGTGTGCCAACTGCCACGCCAAAATGGACCCAATCGGGTTCGCACTCGAAAACTATAATGCAATCGGAGCGTTTCAAACCAAAGAAGGCGAATTGGTGATTGACACAACAGCCGAATTACCAGACGGTACCGCTTTTGATGGTATAGCAGACCTGAAGCAGATCCTTATAGATAGACAACAACAATTTTTACGCTGTTTGACGGAGAAAATGTTGACGTATGCGTTAGGTAGAGGATTGGAATATTACGACCGACCCACTGTTGATCGGATCGTAGTGCAACTTGAAGTCGAAGGTTACAGAAGTTCCGCCCTGATTACTGAAATTGTTAAAAGTGATCCGTTCCGCCTGCGACGTGGCACTCAGGATAATTGA
- a CDS encoding type II toxin-antitoxin system RelE/ParE family toxin, producing the protein MYSTEPRRLQIYREQNGRQPFTEWFYAIQDTKTRTRIRKRLDRLEDGNFGDCQPVGSGVSELRLHFGPGYRIYFAEIDNKLVLLLCGGGKSSQQRDIVQAKNYWLQYKESQQ; encoded by the coding sequence ATGTATAGCACAGAACCGAGAAGACTACAAATTTACCGAGAGCAAAACGGACGACAGCCGTTCACGGAATGGTTTTACGCAATTCAAGATACAAAAACGCGAACCAGAATTCGCAAACGACTGGACCGGCTTGAAGACGGAAATTTTGGTGATTGTCAACCTGTCGGTAGTGGTGTCTCTGAATTGCGTCTCCATTTCGGTCCGGGCTATCGGATCTATTTTGCCGAAATTGATAACAAGCTTGTTCTTCTACTTTGTGGCGGGGGCAAGTCATCACAGCAACGAGACATTGTGCAGGCAAAGAATTATTGGTTGCAATACAAGGAGTCACAACAATGA
- a CDS encoding SMP-30/gluconolactonase/LRE family protein: MNTSKQLSRRTFLRSLGASAVLPLLNPLTALADIPSKEGPITRYPDPAVEVIDSRFAKYKIGNAVVERLWTGARWSEGPVWFGDGGFLLWSDIPNNRILKWQEATGKVSIYRKPSNHTNGHTRDRQGRLISCEHGARRVTRTEYDGTISVLIDNFEGKRFNAPNDVVVHPDGHIWFTDPGYGIMFNYEGHKAPFELPTSVYRLNPDTGKVTVVTEELEKPNGICFSPDYDKLYIADTGTPKNIVVFDVVDGARLSNKQVFHDMAPGAADGLRCDTDGNVWTGTGWVGEGYDGVHIFDPDGTLIGKIHLPEICSNICFGGVKRNRLFMTGSQSLYSVYVEAQGAPYF; this comes from the coding sequence ATGAACACATCAAAACAACTTTCACGTCGAACATTTTTACGTAGTCTGGGTGCCAGTGCCGTTTTACCTTTACTCAATCCCTTGACTGCTTTGGCAGACATTCCCTCAAAAGAGGGACCGATTACCCGTTATCCGGATCCAGCGGTTGAAGTTATCGACTCGCGTTTTGCGAAATATAAAATTGGGAACGCTGTCGTGGAACGACTGTGGACAGGTGCGCGTTGGTCTGAGGGTCCCGTCTGGTTCGGTGATGGTGGATTCCTCCTCTGGAGCGATATTCCGAACAACCGTATTCTGAAATGGCAGGAAGCAACTGGTAAGGTTAGCATCTATCGCAAACCCTCTAACCATACCAACGGTCACACGCGCGATCGGCAAGGTAGACTCATCAGCTGCGAACACGGCGCACGACGCGTAACGCGAACCGAATACGATGGCACGATTAGTGTCCTGATTGATAACTTTGAAGGGAAACGGTTCAACGCCCCGAACGATGTGGTCGTCCATCCGGATGGACATATCTGGTTCACTGATCCGGGATACGGTATCATGTTCAATTATGAAGGGCATAAAGCACCGTTTGAATTGCCAACATCCGTTTATCGTCTCAATCCAGACACCGGTAAGGTGACCGTTGTGACAGAGGAACTCGAAAAACCGAACGGCATCTGCTTTTCGCCTGATTACGATAAACTTTATATCGCTGATACAGGGACACCGAAAAATATCGTTGTTTTCGATGTCGTAGACGGTGCGCGGCTTAGCAATAAGCAGGTCTTCCACGATATGGCACCCGGTGCCGCTGACGGTCTTCGGTGCGATACTGATGGCAATGTCTGGACGGGGACAGGCTGGGTTGGTGAAGGCTACGATGGCGTACATATCTTTGACCCAGATGGAACACTTATCGGGAAGATTCATCTGCCAGAAATCTGTTCCAACATCTGCTTCGGTGGTGTAAAACGCAACAGACTCTTTATGACAGGGAGCCAATCTCTCTACTCAGTTTATGTGGAAGCGCAAGGGGCACCGTACTTTTAA
- a CDS encoding DUF1552 domain-containing protein has translation MNTSKQLSRRTFLRGLGVSIALPWLEVMGPVTSWAAAPTSATQAAPNRMAFLYVPNGKIMEDWTPKQVGVGYELTEILKPIENVKDKTLVLSGLTADKARANGDGGGDHARAMAAFLTGAQPRKTDGADIHAGISVDQAAASHIGKQTRLPSLELGIDPGYRSGNCDSGYSCVYSSTLSWRSATQPLPKEVNPKLAFERLFSTLPDAQRAVRDQQRKSILDFVMQDSEALIRQVSGNDVRKLDEYFSAIRDIELQIDAAEKFPPIESPDYTAPEEIPKDFQEHVRLMTDLIVLAFQTDVTRVVTFTLANEGSNKSYPAVNVTDGHHYLSHHQGDEEKIEKIRKIDIFHTQQLAYFLEKLDATVEGDGSLLDHSMILYGSGNADGNRHSHHDLPILLAGSGCGTLKTGRHIRYPKETPLNNLWLSMLNRLDVNLAKLGDSTGSLTDLS, from the coding sequence ATGAACACTTCAAAGCAACTTTCACGTCGAACATTTCTGCGAGGTTTAGGTGTTAGTATTGCCCTACCCTGGTTAGAAGTGATGGGACCCGTTACATCGTGGGCAGCTGCGCCCACAAGTGCAACGCAGGCAGCTCCGAATCGGATGGCATTCCTCTACGTGCCTAACGGAAAGATTATGGAGGATTGGACACCGAAACAGGTAGGGGTTGGCTATGAGCTCACAGAAATCCTGAAGCCGATTGAGAATGTGAAGGACAAGACACTGGTACTCAGTGGTCTAACGGCTGATAAGGCACGCGCCAACGGCGATGGCGGCGGCGATCACGCCCGTGCTATGGCAGCCTTCCTGACAGGCGCGCAACCCCGTAAAACCGACGGTGCGGATATCCATGCTGGGATTTCTGTTGACCAAGCAGCAGCATCGCATATCGGTAAGCAAACTCGTCTCCCATCGCTGGAACTCGGAATTGATCCGGGTTACAGATCCGGAAATTGCGACTCTGGTTATAGCTGCGTCTATTCATCAACGCTGTCGTGGCGATCCGCGACGCAGCCGCTCCCTAAAGAGGTTAATCCCAAACTCGCCTTTGAACGACTGTTTTCCACTCTGCCAGATGCCCAACGGGCAGTGCGTGACCAACAACGAAAAAGTATCCTTGATTTTGTCATGCAGGACTCAGAAGCCCTGATCCGTCAAGTCAGTGGAAACGATGTCCGCAAGCTTGATGAATACTTCTCCGCCATCCGGGACATTGAATTGCAAATTGACGCGGCCGAAAAGTTTCCGCCGATCGAAAGCCCCGATTATACCGCACCAGAGGAGATACCCAAAGATTTTCAAGAACATGTCCGCCTCATGACAGACCTAATTGTACTCGCCTTCCAGACAGATGTGACCCGTGTCGTGACCTTCACGTTAGCAAATGAAGGGAGTAATAAGTCGTATCCGGCTGTTAACGTCACTGATGGGCATCATTATTTGTCGCATCACCAGGGTGATGAGGAGAAAATAGAAAAAATCCGTAAAATCGATATTTTCCATACGCAGCAGTTGGCATACTTCTTGGAAAAACTGGACGCAACCGTCGAGGGAGATGGTTCACTGCTGGATCACTCAATGATTTTGTATGGCAGTGGAAACGCTGATGGCAACCGACACAGCCACCACGACCTTCCGATTCTACTTGCTGGGTCGGGTTGTGGCACGCTTAAAACGGGTCGGCATATCCGTTATCCGAAAGAGACCCCTCTCAATAACCTCTGGCTGTCAATGCTCAACCGCCTGGATGTCAATTTGGCAAAATTAGGCGATAGCACAGGCAGTCTGACAGATCTCTCCTAA
- a CDS encoding FG-GAP-like repeat-containing protein — translation MKSKNVRYLIVLFVCALPLLSSAAIEFVDVTEEAGISFRHINGAEGAYHLPETLGAGGAFFDADNDGDLDLYLVNSGYWEESPPVHDALSALYRNKGDGTFTDITTTAGVGNRGNYGQGAACADYDNDGDVDLYVTNFGANVLYRNDGDGTFTDVTASANVGDPAWSSSACFLDYNRDGYLDLFVVNYLVYSLDVPYLPCGEEDGAQTYCHPSLFEGAPDTLYRNNGDGTFTDVSEESGVGGVGGLFHGKGLGVVSADFNNDGAPDLYVANDDTRNDFFYNNGDGTFSEISLLAGCAYSFNGVAQAGMGVTAGDYNGDGLQDIFVTNLSYETNALYRNNGDGTFTDVIYEARLGKESYLFVGFGTGFLDADKDGWLDLFVANGHIINNIEDTHDILTYRQPDQMFRNQGDGTFQEVSPHAGAYFQSPAVSRGALFGDYDNDGDVDMLVTQSNGPVTLLRNETKAQHNWMRIKTVGVISNREGIGTRVAITAGGHTQVREINPGASYLSSHDARLHFGLGTNTKVDRLEVRWQSGVVQVFENLPANREHVISEFADTAKDTLFKAAWTGDVTGIRGTNTDVNLKDALGRTPLGIAAEKGHAEVITFLVENGAEVNITDANGNTPLIFIVHKTGNLRITKRLLEKGAIVNTQNRTGETALMYAAWRGHSQIVQLLLEYRADVTLKNKRGDTALTLAESKQHLEIIQMLQAAMELRKQ, via the coding sequence ATGAAAAGTAAAAACGTCCGCTACCTGATAGTCCTCTTTGTATGTGCTTTACCGTTGCTGTCATCTGCAGCGATTGAATTCGTTGATGTAACTGAGGAGGCGGGTATCAGTTTCAGACATATCAATGGAGCTGAAGGTGCATACCATCTGCCCGAAACTCTCGGTGCCGGTGGTGCGTTCTTTGATGCCGATAACGACGGTGATTTGGATCTTTATCTCGTTAACAGCGGTTACTGGGAAGAATCACCGCCAGTACATGATGCATTAAGCGCGCTCTATCGCAACAAGGGTGATGGAACTTTCACTGACATCACGACAACTGCAGGCGTTGGCAACCGAGGAAACTATGGGCAGGGTGCAGCGTGCGCGGATTACGACAACGACGGGGATGTCGATCTTTACGTAACTAACTTTGGAGCCAACGTCCTCTATCGCAACGATGGCGACGGCACATTCACCGATGTCACAGCCTCCGCAAACGTCGGTGATCCAGCGTGGAGCAGTAGCGCATGCTTTCTCGATTACAACCGAGACGGGTACCTTGATCTGTTCGTTGTTAATTATCTCGTGTATTCATTAGATGTTCCCTATTTACCTTGTGGAGAGGAAGATGGCGCACAGACCTATTGCCATCCCTCGCTATTTGAAGGGGCACCGGACACACTTTATCGCAATAATGGGGATGGGACGTTTACCGATGTCAGCGAAGAATCTGGTGTTGGCGGTGTTGGTGGGTTGTTTCATGGAAAAGGGTTAGGTGTTGTCTCTGCAGACTTCAATAACGACGGCGCGCCCGATCTTTACGTTGCCAATGACGATACCCGAAACGATTTCTTTTATAATAACGGTGATGGCACGTTCAGTGAAATCTCACTTCTTGCTGGGTGTGCTTATAGTTTCAACGGCGTGGCCCAAGCCGGTATGGGCGTTACCGCTGGTGATTACAACGGGGATGGGTTACAGGATATTTTTGTCACGAACCTCTCTTATGAAACCAACGCACTTTACCGCAACAACGGCGATGGAACGTTCACAGATGTCATTTATGAAGCACGTCTCGGTAAAGAGAGTTATCTGTTCGTCGGGTTCGGTACAGGTTTCCTTGATGCCGATAAGGATGGGTGGCTTGATCTTTTCGTCGCCAATGGACATATCATTAATAACATTGAAGATACGCACGACATCCTAACATATCGTCAACCGGATCAAATGTTCCGTAATCAAGGAGATGGCACATTTCAGGAGGTTTCGCCGCATGCTGGTGCTTATTTTCAAAGTCCAGCGGTAAGCCGCGGTGCACTTTTCGGCGATTACGACAACGATGGCGATGTTGACATGCTTGTCACGCAGTCTAACGGTCCCGTAACCTTACTGCGGAATGAGACCAAAGCACAACACAACTGGATGCGGATTAAGACTGTCGGTGTTATCAGTAACCGAGAGGGAATCGGGACGCGTGTGGCTATAACGGCGGGCGGACACACACAGGTCCGGGAGATCAACCCGGGCGCGAGTTATCTCTCCAGCCATGACGCACGACTTCATTTTGGATTGGGTACCAACACAAAGGTCGATAGACTTGAAGTGCGATGGCAGAGCGGTGTTGTACAGGTCTTTGAGAATCTTCCGGCAAATCGGGAACACGTCATTTCTGAATTTGCGGACACGGCTAAGGATACGCTCTTCAAAGCCGCGTGGACAGGCGATGTTACAGGTATCCGTGGCACAAACACAGATGTAAATTTAAAAGATGCCTTGGGTAGAACACCTTTGGGTATCGCAGCGGAAAAGGGACATGCTGAGGTCATAACGTTTCTGGTTGAAAACGGGGCAGAAGTGAACATAACAGATGCCAACGGCAATACCCCCTTAATTTTCATTGTCCACAAAACAGGAAACTTGCGGATAACCAAAAGATTGCTTGAGAAAGGTGCAATCGTCAATACCCAAAACCGGACAGGTGAAACCGCGTTGATGTATGCGGCGTGGCGCGGACACTCACAAATTGTCCAGCTTCTGCTTGAATATCGCGCAGATGTCACGTTGAAAAATAAGCGGGGTGACACTGCACTAACATTGGCGGAATCAAAACAACATCTGGAAATTATACAGATGCTCCAAGCAGCGATGGAATTGAGGAAACAATAG
- a CDS encoding formylglycine-generating enzyme family protein, whose translation MNVLRQNPLLNNSNIFILFYVLFTFLPYAWAEFDLCFIPAGTFTMGSAEDLPNEAPVHKIYLDAYYIGKTEVTNAEYYPFWVESGGTDSEHTPVSYGGEFGTWPHIAEKRPNHPVIGVAYDSAVAYARWRGMRLPTEAEWEKAARGVKARRWPWGNTFTQRIKNVTVHANVWKQSGTQLQPVGTYPTGVSPYGAYDMAGNVWEWVSDWYSETFYRRSPDRNPKGPAVGSRRVVKGGSWLNPEVLARCSTRIGQHPAIGTSFIGFRLARDANPSHEK comes from the coding sequence ATGAACGTCTTACGTCAAAATCCACTTCTCAATAATAGCAATATTTTCATTCTATTTTATGTTCTTTTTACATTCCTGCCTTACGCCTGGGCTGAATTTGACTTGTGCTTCATCCCTGCTGGTACTTTTACAATGGGGAGTGCGGAGGATTTACCAAATGAAGCACCCGTACATAAAATCTATCTGGATGCCTATTATATCGGTAAAACGGAGGTAACCAACGCCGAATACTATCCATTTTGGGTCGAGAGCGGTGGAACCGATAGTGAACATACGCCTGTCAGTTATGGTGGTGAATTTGGCACCTGGCCCCACATTGCAGAAAAAAGACCAAATCACCCTGTCATCGGAGTCGCTTATGATTCTGCTGTCGCTTATGCGAGATGGCGCGGCATGCGACTGCCCACCGAAGCAGAGTGGGAAAAGGCGGCACGCGGCGTGAAAGCAAGGCGATGGCCCTGGGGGAATACCTTTACACAACGCATCAAAAACGTAACCGTCCACGCGAATGTTTGGAAGCAATCGGGGACGCAGCTGCAACCCGTCGGCACGTATCCCACAGGGGTAAGTCCTTATGGCGCGTATGACATGGCAGGCAATGTTTGGGAGTGGGTATCTGACTGGTATTCAGAAACCTTTTACCGTCGCAGTCCTGATCGGAACCCGAAAGGACCAGCAGTTGGGAGTCGGCGTGTCGTGAAAGGCGGTTCGTGGCTGAATCCGGAAGTGCTTGCGCGATGTTCCACGCGAATCGGTCAACACCCAGCGATCGGCACGAGTTTCATCGGATTCCGACTCGCCAGAGATGCAAATCCCTCACATGAAAAGTAA